A region of Salvia splendens isolate huo1 chromosome 17, SspV2, whole genome shotgun sequence DNA encodes the following proteins:
- the LOC121775184 gene encoding GTP 3',8-cyclase, mitochondrial-like isoform X2 — MYRASREKFPVDEPVSNMLVDSFGRKHTYLRISLTERCNLRCQYCMPAEGAELTASPQLLSQNEIIRLANIFVSSGVNKIRLTGGEPTVRKDIDDICLQLSNLKGLKTLAMTTNGITLAKKLPRLKECGLSLLNISLDTLVPAKFEFMTRRKGHDRVLNSIDAAIELGYSPVKVNCVVMRGFNDDEICDFVELTREKPINVRFIEFMPFDGNVWNSKKLVPYSEMMDILVRSGKELQRIQDHPTETAKNFRIDGHQGTVSFITSMTEHFCSGCNRLRLLADGNFKVCLFGPSEVSLRDPMRHGADDSELEEIIGAAIKRKKAAHAGMFDLAKTPNRPMVHIGG; from the exons ATGTATCGTGCTTCACGTGAAAAGTTTCCAGTAGATGAACCTGTTTCCAACATGCTTGTTGATTCGTTTGGGAGGAAACATACTTATTTGAGAATCTCATTAACAGAACGTTGTAATTTGCGATGCCAGTACTGTATGCCTGCTGAAGGTGCAGAGCTAACTGCCAGCCCTCAACTTCTTTCACAGAATGAGATTATTCGCCTAGCAAATATATTTGTCAGTTCAGGTGTCAATAAAATTCGTCTGACTGGTGGGGAGCCCACGGTTAGGAAGGACATTGATGATATTTGCCTACAGCTTTCAAACTTGAAAGGGCTCAAAACACTTGCTATGACCACTAACGGAATCACACTAGCGAAGAAACTTCCAAGATTGAAGGAATGTGGGCTTAGTCTGCTAAACATAAGTTTAGACACATTGGTTCCAGCTAAGTTTGAATTTATGACTCGGCGGAAAGGACATGACAGAGTGTTGAACTCCATCGATGCTGCTATAGAGTTGGGATATAGTCCTGTCAAA GTAAACTGTGTTGTAATGCGCGGTTTCAATGATGATGAAATATGTGATTTTGTTGAATTGACGCGTGAAAAGCCAATAAACGTAAGGTTTATTGAGTTCATGCCTTTCGATGGGAATGTCTGGAATTCAAAGAAACTAGTACCTTACTCTGAGATGATGGATATTTTGGTAAG GTCAGGCAAAGAACTCCAGAGAATTCAGGATCACCCCACCGAGACAGCCAAGAATTTCAGGATTGACGGGCATCAGGGTACAGTTTCTTTCATAACATCAATGACTGAGCATTTTTGTTCTGGTTGCAACAGACTGAGACTGTTAGCTGATGGGAACTTTAAAGTTTGCCTCTTTGGTCCGTCAGAG GTTAGCTTGAGGGACCCCATGCGCCATGGTGCTGATGATAGTGAACTTGAGGAGATTATAGGAGCAGCG
- the LOC121775184 gene encoding GTP 3',8-cyclase, mitochondrial-like isoform X1 — translation MRCCISTIVKWHSSLRNFCSANSTIISHIPQNSSDGPTSTRQINDETISKMYRASREKFPVDEPVSNMLVDSFGRKHTYLRISLTERCNLRCQYCMPAEGAELTASPQLLSQNEIIRLANIFVSSGVNKIRLTGGEPTVRKDIDDICLQLSNLKGLKTLAMTTNGITLAKKLPRLKECGLSLLNISLDTLVPAKFEFMTRRKGHDRVLNSIDAAIELGYSPVKVNCVVMRGFNDDEICDFVELTREKPINVRFIEFMPFDGNVWNSKKLVPYSEMMDILVRSGKELQRIQDHPTETAKNFRIDGHQGTVSFITSMTEHFCSGCNRLRLLADGNFKVCLFGPSEVSLRDPMRHGADDSELEEIIGAAIKRKKAAHAGMFDLAKTPNRPMVHIGG, via the exons ATGCGCTGCTGCATATCCACGATTGTTAAATGGCATTCCAGTTTGAGGAATTTCTGCTCT gCGAACAGTACTATCATATCTCACATTCCGCAAAATAGCAGTGATGGACCAACTTCAACAAGACAAATTAATGATGAAACCATTTCAAAGATGTATCGTGCTTCACGTGAAAAGTTTCCAGTAGATGAACCTGTTTCCAACATGCTTGTTGATTCGTTTGGGAGGAAACATACTTATTTGAGAATCTCATTAACAGAACGTTGTAATTTGCGATGCCAGTACTGTATGCCTGCTGAAGGTGCAGAGCTAACTGCCAGCCCTCAACTTCTTTCACAGAATGAGATTATTCGCCTAGCAAATATATTTGTCAGTTCAGGTGTCAATAAAATTCGTCTGACTGGTGGGGAGCCCACGGTTAGGAAGGACATTGATGATATTTGCCTACAGCTTTCAAACTTGAAAGGGCTCAAAACACTTGCTATGACCACTAACGGAATCACACTAGCGAAGAAACTTCCAAGATTGAAGGAATGTGGGCTTAGTCTGCTAAACATAAGTTTAGACACATTGGTTCCAGCTAAGTTTGAATTTATGACTCGGCGGAAAGGACATGACAGAGTGTTGAACTCCATCGATGCTGCTATAGAGTTGGGATATAGTCCTGTCAAA GTAAACTGTGTTGTAATGCGCGGTTTCAATGATGATGAAATATGTGATTTTGTTGAATTGACGCGTGAAAAGCCAATAAACGTAAGGTTTATTGAGTTCATGCCTTTCGATGGGAATGTCTGGAATTCAAAGAAACTAGTACCTTACTCTGAGATGATGGATATTTTGGTAAG GTCAGGCAAAGAACTCCAGAGAATTCAGGATCACCCCACCGAGACAGCCAAGAATTTCAGGATTGACGGGCATCAGGGTACAGTTTCTTTCATAACATCAATGACTGAGCATTTTTGTTCTGGTTGCAACAGACTGAGACTGTTAGCTGATGGGAACTTTAAAGTTTGCCTCTTTGGTCCGTCAGAG GTTAGCTTGAGGGACCCCATGCGCCATGGTGCTGATGATAGTGAACTTGAGGAGATTATAGGAGCAGCG